One genomic region from Marmota flaviventris isolate mMarFla1 chromosome 6, mMarFla1.hap1, whole genome shotgun sequence encodes:
- the LOC114102601 gene encoding putative olfactory receptor 2W6 codes for MLREGPIVSGACVPPHPDIRGFWKYEVKGSLGESNDSVEDGFILVGFSDRPQLEMVLFAVNLPLYVVAVLGNSTIILLCVLDPGLHTPMYFFLAHLSFLDLCFSTSCIPQMLVHLRGPAKTISFAGCTVQLSSFLTVGGVECLLLAVMAYDRYAAVCRPLHYAVLLRPGLCCRLVAAAWGSGLLNAGVMSPLTMVLPRCGRRRVPHFLCEMPALIKMACADARAVEMLAFAFAVLIVLLPLALILVSYGHIAAAVRRIRSAAGRWKAFNTCSSHLAVVSLFYGSIIYMYMQPGNSSSQDRGKFATLVYNLGAPVLNPLIYALRNQEVRAALRKASGRPR; via the exons ATGCTACGGGAAGGACCGATAGTCTCGGGGGCGTGTGTTCCCCCACATCCTGATATTCGAGGCTTCTGGAAGT ATGAGGTGAAAGGGAGCCTGGGAGAGTCCAACGACAGCGTGGAGGATGGCTTCATCTTGGTGGGCTTCTCCGACCGGCCCCAGCTGGAGATGGTGCTCTTCGCGGTGAATCTCCCCCTGTATGTTGTGGCCGTGCTGGGCAACTCCACCATAATCCTCTTGTGCGTACTGGACCCTGGGCTTCACACCCCGATGTACTTCTTCCTGGCCCATCTTTCCTTTCTGGACCTCTGCTTCAGCACCAGCTGCATTCCGCAGATGCTGGTCCACCTCCGCGGCCCGGCCAAGACCATCAGCTTCGCGGGCTGCACCGTGCAACTGAGCTCCTTCCTGACCGTCGGGGGCGTGGAGTGCCTCCTCCTGGCGGTGATGGCCTACGACCGCTACGCCGCCGTCTGCCGGCCGCTGCACTACGCCGTGCTCCTGCGCCCGGGGCTGTGCTGCCGGCTGGTGGCTGCGGCCTGGGGCAGCGGCCTGCTCAACGCCGGCGTCATGTCGCCGCTCACCATGGTCCTCCCGCGATGTGGTCGCCGCAGAGTCCCGCACTTCCTCTGCGAGATGCCGGCGCTCATCAAGATGGCCTGCGCGGACGCGCGGGCGGTGGAGATGCTGGCCTTCGCCTTCGCGGTGCTCATCGTCCTGCTGCCCCTGGCGCTCATCCTGGTGTCCTACGGGCACATCGCGGCGGCGGTGAGGAGGATCCGGTCCGCCGCCGGGCGGTGGAAGGCCTTCAACACCTGCAGCTCGCACCTCGCGGTGGTCTCCCTGTTCTACGGGAGCATCATCTACATGTACATGCAGCCCGGGAACAGCTCCTCCCAGGACCGGGGCAAGTTCGCCACGCTCGTCTACAACCTGGGCGCGCCCGTGCTCAACCCGCTCATCTACGCCCTGAGGAATCAGGAGGTGAGGGCAGCGCTGCGGAAGGCTTCGGGGCGACCGCGATGA